The Humulus lupulus chromosome 3, drHumLupu1.1, whole genome shotgun sequence genome window below encodes:
- the LOC133822471 gene encoding DNA repair RAD52-like protein 2, chloroplastic has product MALQSSCSNSLMHKSASPSAVSLSSFRLKQGRSLLTISDSNNSEKWKRTGLVCVRAVSRNSSSSSGGSGGGSSSSSSDAKKGGGGVPNSNYVVPLDKSFSSANSSCITRPLAEILRDLNKRIPDNIIVKTPSSNVPALASATPFIPWYHANRMLSFYAPGWCGEIRDVIFSDNGSVTVVYRLTIRGSDGEAFRESSGTISSSDSHIVDPVAAAEEIAFCRACARFGLGLYLYHEE; this is encoded by the exons ATGGCGTTGCAGAGCAGTTGCAGCAATTCTCTGATGCATAAATCAGCTTCACCATCGGCGGTGTCTTTGTCTTCGTTCAGGTTAAAGCAGGGAAGATCTCTCTTGACCATTTCTGATTCTAATAATTCTGAGAAATGGAAGAGAACAGGTCTTGTTTGTGTCCGTGCTGTGAGCcgcaacagcagcagcagcagcggtggtagtggtggtggcagcagcagtagcagcagcgaTGCCAAGAAGGGCGGCGGCGGAGTGCCTAATTCAAATTATGTGGTTCCGCTGGATAAGTCATTCTCATCGGCGAACTCCTCCTGTATCACTCGTCCTCTGGCTGAGATCCTGAGGGACCTCAACAAAAGAATCCCTGATAACATCATCGTCAAAACCCCATCTTCTAATGTTCCCGCTCTCGCTTCGGCCACCCCCTTTATCCCCTG GTACCACGCGAACAGGATGTTGAGCTTCTATGCTCCTG GTTGGTGTGGAGAAATACGTGATGTTATATTCTCTGACAACGGCTCTGTCACTGTTGTGTACCGTCTCACCATAAGGGGATCTGATGGAGAG GCATTCCGGGAGTCATCTGGTACAATATCGTCTAGTGACAGCCACATTGTGGATCCCGTTGCTGCAGCAGAGGAGATAGCTTTCTGCAGAGCATGTGCTCGGTTTGGCCTCGGCCTGTATTTGTATCATGAAGAATAG
- the LOC133822469 gene encoding uncharacterized protein LOC133822469, whose protein sequence is MANLHLLVVMLMVSAMAVTSADRLNESSMSLPIEEEAEDIDGGFSTLDGMLQWAIGHSDPAKLEESAKDVQKLPADEIKKRQSELKELIHNLNMPSDAQLMKIAINDLNNSSLSLEDRHRALQELLVLVEPIHNANDLSKIGGLAVVIQELNHADPETRTLAAWILGKSSQNNLEVQSKVLELGALSKLMKMVKADGVEEANKGLYAVSALIRNNLVGQELFFAEAGVQLLQDILSNSSIDIRLQKKAVFLVGDLAAGADSEAVKHGSVFSNSILLKCVVDLTASSDLDLKEKALLAIKSVLQLEGKISEAAAGVLNDVCGLDAALERMRQQLRVLLTTYTDDDEFERDYAIDLETLLNEVQLIFHTKLSNSSS, encoded by the exons ATGGCAAATCTACACTTACTCGTAGTGATGTTGATGGTCTCGGCCATGGCCGTGACCAGTGCAGATCGCCTCAACGAATCATCTATGTCTTTGCCGATAGAGGAGGAAGCGGAGGATATCGATGGAGGTTTCTCTACGCTTGACGGAATGTTGCAGTGGGCAATTG GTCATTCTGATCCCGCGAAATTGGAAGAATCAGCCAAAGACGTCCAGAAATTACCAGCGGATGAGATAAAGAAGCGTCAATCAGAACTAAAGGAGCTAATACACAATCTAAACATGCCTTCCGATGCCCAACTCATGAAAATCGCTATAAACGACTTGAATAATTCATCTTTGTCTTTGGAAGATCGTCATCGTGCATTACAGGAGCTCCTTGTACTTGTTGAGCCAATTCATAATGCAAATG ATTTAAGCAAAATTGGAGGCCTTGCTGTGGTAATACAAGAGCTTAACCATGCTGACCCAGAGACTAGGACTCTTGCGGCTTGGATACTTGGGAAATCAAGTCAAAACAATCTTGAAGTTCAGAGCAAG GTGCTGGAACTCGGGGCACTGTCCAAGCTGATGAAGATGGTGAAGGCTGATGGGGTAGAAGAAGCCAACAAAGGTTTGTATGCTGTTTCGGCTTTAATTCGAAACAATTTAGTTGGTCAAGAATTGTTCTTTGCGGAAGCTGGTGTGCAGCTATTGCAG GACATACTAAGCAATTCAAGCATTGATATTCGATTGCAAAAGAAGGCTGTGTTTCTTGTGGGAGATCTTGCTGCTGGGGCGGATTCGGAAGCTGTAAAACATGGGTCTGTTTTCAGCAATAGCATTCTGTTGAAGTGTGTTGTTGATTTAACAGCTTCTTCTGATCTTGATCTAAAAGAGAAG GCTCTCTTGGCAATTAAAAGTGTATTGCAATTGGAAGGGAAGATAAGTGAGGCTGCAGCTGGGGTTTTGAATGATGTGTGTGGTCTGGATGCTGCATTGGAGAGGATGAGGCAGCAGCTACGGGTGTTGTTGACAACATATACCGATGATGACGAGTTTGAAAGGGATTATGCAATCGATTTGGAAACCTTACTCAATGAGGTTCAGCTCATCTTCCAcacaaagctctccaactcaagctcaTAA
- the LOC133822470 gene encoding U2 small nuclear ribonucleoprotein A': MVRLTADLIWKSPHFFNAVKERELDLRGNKIAVMENLGATEDQFDTIDLSDNEIVKLENLPYLKRLGTLLINNNRITRINPNIGEFLPKLHTLVLTNNRLINLVEIDPLASLPNLQFLSLLDNNITKKPNYRLYVIHKLKTLRVLDFKKVKTKERLEAINLFSSKEVEEEAQKESAKTFIPGETPTDSETAEEDVSQKPVAPTPEQITAIKAAIVNSQTLEEVARLEKALKSGQLPADFNTLVDNAPSNSIQETKESTVLNSENDADVKSRDVEEHDKDEPVPMEQE; encoded by the exons atggtGAGGCTCACCGCCGATTTGATTTGGAAGAGCCCTCATTTCTTCAATGCCGTTAAAGAGCGAGAGTTGGATCTTCGAG GTAACAAGATAGCTGTAATGGAGAACTTGGGAGCTACGGAG GACCAATTTGACACCATCGATCTGTCTGACAATGAGATTGTTAAGCTTGAAAACTTGCCCTATCTAAAACGATTGGGTACTTTGCTCATAAACAACAACAGAATTACTCGTATTAATCCTAACATTGGGG AGTTTTTGCCGAAGCTACACACATTAGTTCTTACAAACAACAGGCTTATCAACTTGGTAGAGATTGACCCTCTTGCTTCCCTCCCTAACTTACAGTTTCTTAGCCTCTTGGACAATAACATCACCAAGAAACCTAATTATAGACTCTATGTCATCCACAAACTAAAGACACTCCGGGTTCTTGATTTTAAGAAAGTTAAAACCAAG GAGAGACTGGAAGCTATAAACCTATTTTCTTCCAAAGAAGTTGAAGAAGAAGCCCAGAAGGAATCTGCAAAGACCTTCATACCAGGGGAGACTCCTACTGATTCAGAAACTGCAGAGGAAGATGTATCACAGAAACCCGTTGCACCAACACCTGAGCAAATTACTGCTATTAAG GCTGCAATAGTGAATTCCCAGACTCTTGAAGAAGTTGCAAGACTCGAGAAG GCGTTGAAGTCCGGTCAGCTTCCCGCGGATTTCAACACTTTGGTTGACAATGCTCCATCCAACAGCATTCAAGAAACAAAAGAAAGTACAGTTTTGAACAGTGAAAATGATGCCGATGTTAAATCAAGAGATGTGGAGGAACATGATAAAGATGAACCTGTACCCATGGAACAG